The proteins below come from a single Harpia harpyja isolate bHarHar1 chromosome 2, bHarHar1 primary haplotype, whole genome shotgun sequence genomic window:
- the TRPC3 gene encoding short transient receptor potential channel 3 isoform X1 yields MSSKSRRSKEQGRVTFPPQQEEEEEEEGAEEEEQQRRRRGWRGVNGGPEPPPPPQRAVKTLREPYGYYPPPPFSSTMYIEESPSLRRMTMMREKGRRQAIRGPAFMFNNRGTSLTAEEERFLDAAEYGNIPVVRKMLEESKTLNVNCVDYMGQNALQLAVGNEHLEVTELLLKKENLARIGDALLLAISKGYIRIVEAILNHPGFSVNKRLTLSPCEQELQDDDFYSYDEDGTRFSPDITPIILAAHCQKYEVVHMLLMKGARIERPHDYFCKCNDCTEKQKHDSFSHSRSRINAYKGLASPAYLSLSSEDPVLTALELSNELAKLANIEKEFKNDYRKLSMQCKDFVVGVLDLCRDSEEVEAILNGDLNSEPVEAQRHRASLSRVKLAIKYEVKKFVAHPNCQQQLLTIWYENLSGLREQTIAIKCLVVLVVALGLPFLAIGYWIAPCSRLGRILRSPFMKFVAHAASFIIFLGLLVFNASDRFEGITTLPNVTVTDYPKQIFRVKTTQFTWTEMLIMVWVLGMMWSECKELWLEGPREYILQLWNVLDFGMLSIFIAAFTARLLAFLQATKAQQYVDNYIEEDDLSEVTLPPEIEYFTYARDKWLPSDPQIISEGLYAIAVVLSFSRIAYILPANESFGPLQISLGRTVKDIFKFMVLFIMVFLAFMIGMFILYSYYLGAKLNPAFTTVEESFKTLFWSIFGLSEVTSVVLKYDHKFIENIGYVLYGIYNVTMVVVLLNMLIAMINSSYQEIEDDSDVEWKFARSKLWLSYFDDGKTLPPPFSLVPSPKSFFYFIMKIINFSKCRRRRLQKDIEMGMGNSKSRLNLFTQSNSRVFESHSFNSILNQPTRYQQIMKRLIKRYVLKAQVDKENDEVNEGELKEIKQDISSLRYELLEDKSQATEELAILIHKLSEKLNPNMLRCE; encoded by the exons gTACATTGAAGAAAGTCCATCTCTGAGACGTATGACTATGatgagggaaaagggaaggcgACAGGCCATTAGGGGCCCAGCATTCATGTTCAACAACAGGGGCACCAGTCTTACGGCTGAAGAAGAGCGCTTTCTAGATGCAGCAGAGTATGGGAACATACCTGTGGTGCGCAAAATGCTGGAGGAGTCAAAAACACTGAATGTCAACTGTGTTGACTACATGGGCCAAAACGCCTTGCAGCTTGCTGTAGGGAATGAACATTTGGAAGTGACagaacttctgttaaaaaaagagaacttgGCACGGATTGGAGATGCCCTGCTGCTTGCAATCAGCAAGGGCTACATTAGAATAGTGGAAGCAATTTTGAATCATCCTGGGTTTTCAGTAAACAAGCGACTGACTCTGAGCCCTTGTGAGCAGGAGCTCCAGGATGATGATTTTTATTCCTATGATGAAGATGGTACCCGCTTTTCTCCAGATATCACTCCCATAATTTTAGCTGCCCACTGCCAAAAATACGAAGTCGTGCACATGCTGTTGATGAAAGGAGCAAGGATAGAAAGACCTCATGATTATTTCTGTAAATGTAATGACTGTACAGAGAAGCAAAAGCATGATTCTTTCAGTCACTCTAGGTCAAGAATAAATGCATACAAAGGACTGGCTAGTCCGGCTTATCTGTCCCTCTCCAGTGAAGATCCAGTACTTACTGCTCTAGAACTCAGCAATGAACTTGCCAAGTTGGCCAACATTGAAAAAGAATTCAAG AATGACTATCGCAAGCTGTCTATGCAGTGCAAGGATTTTGTGGTTGGTGTTCTTGATCTCTGCCGAGACTCAGAAGAAGTGGAGGCCATTCTGAATGGGGATTTAAACTCTGAGCCAGTTGAAGCCCAGAGACACAGAGCGTCACTGAGCCGTGTGAAGCTGGCCATTAAGTATGAAGTCAAAAAG tttgtgGCCCATCCAAACTGTCAGCAACAGCTACTGACTATCTGGTATGAAAATCTCTCAGGATTACGGGAGCAGACCATAGCTATCAAGTGTCTGGTTGTGCTGGTTGTGGCATTGGGCCTTCCATTTCTAGCCATTGGTTATTGGATTGCACCATGTAGCAGG CTTGGAAGAATTCTTCGAAGCCCATTTATGAAATTTGTGGCACATGCAGCATCCTTCATTATTTTCCTAGGCCTGCTGGTGTTCAATGCTTCAGACAGATTTGAAGGTATAACAACGCTACCGAATGTCACTGTTACTGATTACCCTAAGCAGATCTTTAGGGTGAAGACTACCCAGTTCACCTGGACAGAAATGCTGATCATGGTATGGGTACTTG GTATGATGTGGTCAGAATGCAAAGAGCTGTGGCTGGAAGGACCCAGGGAATACATTTTGCAGTTATGGAATGTTTTGGATTTTGGGATGCTGTCCATTTTCATCGCTGCTTTCACAGCGAGGCTTCTGGCATTCTTGCAAGCCACAAAAGCACAACAATATGTGGACAACTACATTGAGGAGGATGATCTCTCTGAGGTCACACTTCCTCCAGAAATAGAGTATTTTACTTACG CTAGAGATAAATGGCTCCCATCAGATCCTCAGATAATATCTGAAGGCCTTTATGCAATTGCTGTCGTTCTTAGCTTTTCTCGGATTGCGTACATCCTGCCTGCAAATGAGAGTTTTGGGCCCTTGCAGATTTCACTTGGAAGGACTGTTAAGGACATCTTCAAATTTATGGTCCTTTTTATTATGGTATTTCTTGCATTTATGATTGGAATGTTCATACTGTATTCTTACTACCTTGGAGCTAAACTAAACCCAGCCTTTACAAC agtGGAAGAAAGTTTCAAGACCTTATTTTGGTCAATATTTGGCTTGTCTGAAGTAACCTCTGTTGTCCTCAAATATGATCATAAGTTCATAGAGAACATTGGTTATGTTCTTTATGGCATATATAATGTAACGATGGTGGTAGTTCTGCTCAACATGCTGATTGCTATGATCAACAGTTCGTATCAAGAAATTGAG GATGACAGTGACGTAGAGTGGAAGTTTGCTCGTTCTAAACTTTGGTTATCGTATTTTGATGATGGAAAAACATTACCTCCACCATTCAGTCTTGTACCAAGCCCCAaatcttttttctatttcatcaTGAAGATCATTAACTTTTCTAAGTGCAGGAGGAGACGGCTACAGAAGGACATTGAAATGGGAATGGGCAATTCCAAATCTAGG TTAAACCTTTTCACTCAGTCCAACTCCAGAGTTTTTGAATCACACAGTTTTAACAGCATTCTCAATCAGCCGACACGCTATCAG CAAATAATGAAAAGACTGATAAAACGTTATGTTCTGAAAGCACAAGTGGACAAAGAAAATGATGAAGTAAATGAAG GTGAATTAAAGGAAATCAAACAGGATATCTCCAGTCTTCGCTACGAACTTTTGGAGGATAAGTCCCAAGCAACAGAAGAGTTAGCAATTTTAATACATAAACTCAGTGAGAAACTAAATCCTAATATGTTGAGATGTGAATGA
- the TRPC3 gene encoding short transient receptor potential channel 3 isoform X3, with amino-acid sequence MGDRSPLRHLKEPLKPSGSPTATTRPPLFPAPCKYIEESPSLRRMTMMREKGRRQAIRGPAFMFNNRGTSLTAEEERFLDAAEYGNIPVVRKMLEESKTLNVNCVDYMGQNALQLAVGNEHLEVTELLLKKENLARIGDALLLAISKGYIRIVEAILNHPGFSVNKRLTLSPCEQELQDDDFYSYDEDGTRFSPDITPIILAAHCQKYEVVHMLLMKGARIERPHDYFCKCNDCTEKQKHDSFSHSRSRINAYKGLASPAYLSLSSEDPVLTALELSNELAKLANIEKEFKNDYRKLSMQCKDFVVGVLDLCRDSEEVEAILNGDLNSEPVEAQRHRASLSRVKLAIKYEVKKFVAHPNCQQQLLTIWYENLSGLREQTIAIKCLVVLVVALGLPFLAIGYWIAPCSRLGRILRSPFMKFVAHAASFIIFLGLLVFNASDRFEGITTLPNVTVTDYPKQIFRVKTTQFTWTEMLIMVWVLGMMWSECKELWLEGPREYILQLWNVLDFGMLSIFIAAFTARLLAFLQATKAQQYVDNYIEEDDLSEVTLPPEIEYFTYARDKWLPSDPQIISEGLYAIAVVLSFSRIAYILPANESFGPLQISLGRTVKDIFKFMVLFIMVFLAFMIGMFILYSYYLGAKLNPAFTTVEESFKTLFWSIFGLSEVTSVVLKYDHKFIENIGYVLYGIYNVTMVVVLLNMLIAMINSSYQEIEDDSDVEWKFARSKLWLSYFDDGKTLPPPFSLVPSPKSFFYFIMKIINFSKCRRRRLQKDIEMGMGNSKSRLNLFTQSNSRVFESHSFNSILNQPTRYQQIMKRLIKRYVLKAQVDKENDEVNEGELKEIKQDISSLRYELLEDKSQATEELAILIHKLSEKLNPNMLRCE; translated from the exons gTACATTGAAGAAAGTCCATCTCTGAGACGTATGACTATGatgagggaaaagggaaggcgACAGGCCATTAGGGGCCCAGCATTCATGTTCAACAACAGGGGCACCAGTCTTACGGCTGAAGAAGAGCGCTTTCTAGATGCAGCAGAGTATGGGAACATACCTGTGGTGCGCAAAATGCTGGAGGAGTCAAAAACACTGAATGTCAACTGTGTTGACTACATGGGCCAAAACGCCTTGCAGCTTGCTGTAGGGAATGAACATTTGGAAGTGACagaacttctgttaaaaaaagagaacttgGCACGGATTGGAGATGCCCTGCTGCTTGCAATCAGCAAGGGCTACATTAGAATAGTGGAAGCAATTTTGAATCATCCTGGGTTTTCAGTAAACAAGCGACTGACTCTGAGCCCTTGTGAGCAGGAGCTCCAGGATGATGATTTTTATTCCTATGATGAAGATGGTACCCGCTTTTCTCCAGATATCACTCCCATAATTTTAGCTGCCCACTGCCAAAAATACGAAGTCGTGCACATGCTGTTGATGAAAGGAGCAAGGATAGAAAGACCTCATGATTATTTCTGTAAATGTAATGACTGTACAGAGAAGCAAAAGCATGATTCTTTCAGTCACTCTAGGTCAAGAATAAATGCATACAAAGGACTGGCTAGTCCGGCTTATCTGTCCCTCTCCAGTGAAGATCCAGTACTTACTGCTCTAGAACTCAGCAATGAACTTGCCAAGTTGGCCAACATTGAAAAAGAATTCAAG AATGACTATCGCAAGCTGTCTATGCAGTGCAAGGATTTTGTGGTTGGTGTTCTTGATCTCTGCCGAGACTCAGAAGAAGTGGAGGCCATTCTGAATGGGGATTTAAACTCTGAGCCAGTTGAAGCCCAGAGACACAGAGCGTCACTGAGCCGTGTGAAGCTGGCCATTAAGTATGAAGTCAAAAAG tttgtgGCCCATCCAAACTGTCAGCAACAGCTACTGACTATCTGGTATGAAAATCTCTCAGGATTACGGGAGCAGACCATAGCTATCAAGTGTCTGGTTGTGCTGGTTGTGGCATTGGGCCTTCCATTTCTAGCCATTGGTTATTGGATTGCACCATGTAGCAGG CTTGGAAGAATTCTTCGAAGCCCATTTATGAAATTTGTGGCACATGCAGCATCCTTCATTATTTTCCTAGGCCTGCTGGTGTTCAATGCTTCAGACAGATTTGAAGGTATAACAACGCTACCGAATGTCACTGTTACTGATTACCCTAAGCAGATCTTTAGGGTGAAGACTACCCAGTTCACCTGGACAGAAATGCTGATCATGGTATGGGTACTTG GTATGATGTGGTCAGAATGCAAAGAGCTGTGGCTGGAAGGACCCAGGGAATACATTTTGCAGTTATGGAATGTTTTGGATTTTGGGATGCTGTCCATTTTCATCGCTGCTTTCACAGCGAGGCTTCTGGCATTCTTGCAAGCCACAAAAGCACAACAATATGTGGACAACTACATTGAGGAGGATGATCTCTCTGAGGTCACACTTCCTCCAGAAATAGAGTATTTTACTTACG CTAGAGATAAATGGCTCCCATCAGATCCTCAGATAATATCTGAAGGCCTTTATGCAATTGCTGTCGTTCTTAGCTTTTCTCGGATTGCGTACATCCTGCCTGCAAATGAGAGTTTTGGGCCCTTGCAGATTTCACTTGGAAGGACTGTTAAGGACATCTTCAAATTTATGGTCCTTTTTATTATGGTATTTCTTGCATTTATGATTGGAATGTTCATACTGTATTCTTACTACCTTGGAGCTAAACTAAACCCAGCCTTTACAAC agtGGAAGAAAGTTTCAAGACCTTATTTTGGTCAATATTTGGCTTGTCTGAAGTAACCTCTGTTGTCCTCAAATATGATCATAAGTTCATAGAGAACATTGGTTATGTTCTTTATGGCATATATAATGTAACGATGGTGGTAGTTCTGCTCAACATGCTGATTGCTATGATCAACAGTTCGTATCAAGAAATTGAG GATGACAGTGACGTAGAGTGGAAGTTTGCTCGTTCTAAACTTTGGTTATCGTATTTTGATGATGGAAAAACATTACCTCCACCATTCAGTCTTGTACCAAGCCCCAaatcttttttctatttcatcaTGAAGATCATTAACTTTTCTAAGTGCAGGAGGAGACGGCTACAGAAGGACATTGAAATGGGAATGGGCAATTCCAAATCTAGG TTAAACCTTTTCACTCAGTCCAACTCCAGAGTTTTTGAATCACACAGTTTTAACAGCATTCTCAATCAGCCGACACGCTATCAG CAAATAATGAAAAGACTGATAAAACGTTATGTTCTGAAAGCACAAGTGGACAAAGAAAATGATGAAGTAAATGAAG GTGAATTAAAGGAAATCAAACAGGATATCTCCAGTCTTCGCTACGAACTTTTGGAGGATAAGTCCCAAGCAACAGAAGAGTTAGCAATTTTAATACATAAACTCAGTGAGAAACTAAATCCTAATATGTTGAGATGTGAATGA
- the TRPC3 gene encoding short transient receptor potential channel 3 isoform X2, with amino-acid sequence MSSKSRRSKEQGRVTFPPQQEEEEEEEGAEEEEQQRRRRGWRGVNGGPEPPPPPQRAVKTLREPYGYYPPPPFSSTMYIEESPSLRRMTMMREKGRRQAIRGPAFMFNNRGTSLTAEEERFLDAAEYGNIPVVRKMLEESKTLNVNCVDYMGQNALQLAVGNEHLEVTELLLKKENLARIGDALLLAISKGYIRIVEAILNHPGFSVNKRLTLSPCEQELQDDDFYSYDEDGTRFSPDITPIILAAHCQKYEVVHMLLMKGARIERPHDYFCKCNDCTEKQKHDSFSHSRSRINAYKGLASPAYLSLSSEDPVLTALELSNELAKLANIEKEFKNDYRKLSMQCKDFVVGVLDLCRDSEEVEAILNGDLNSEPVEAQRHRASLSRVKLAIKYEVKKFVAHPNCQQQLLTIWYENLSGLREQTIAIKCLVVLVVALGLPFLAIGYWIAPCSRLGRILRSPFMKFVAHAASFIIFLGLLVFNASDRFEGITTLPNVTVTDYPKQIFRVKTTQFTWTEMLIMVWVLGMMWSECKELWLEGPREYILQLWNVLDFGMLSIFIAAFTARLLAFLQATKAQQYVDNYIEEDDLSEVTLPPEIEYFTYARDKWLPSDPQIISEGLYAIAVVLSFSRIAYILPANESFGPLQISLGRTVKDIFKFMVLFIMVFLAFMIGMFILYSYYLGAKLNPAFTTVEESFKTLFWSIFGLSEVTSVVLKYDHKFIENIGYVLYGIYNVTMVVVLLNMLIAMINSSYQEIEDDSDVEWKFARSKLWLSYFDDGKTLPPPFSLVPSPKSFFYFIMKIINFSKCRRRRLQKDIEMGMGNSKSRLNLFTQSNSRVFESHSFNSILNQPTRYQQIMKRLIKRYVLKAQVDKENDEVNEGYW; translated from the exons gTACATTGAAGAAAGTCCATCTCTGAGACGTATGACTATGatgagggaaaagggaaggcgACAGGCCATTAGGGGCCCAGCATTCATGTTCAACAACAGGGGCACCAGTCTTACGGCTGAAGAAGAGCGCTTTCTAGATGCAGCAGAGTATGGGAACATACCTGTGGTGCGCAAAATGCTGGAGGAGTCAAAAACACTGAATGTCAACTGTGTTGACTACATGGGCCAAAACGCCTTGCAGCTTGCTGTAGGGAATGAACATTTGGAAGTGACagaacttctgttaaaaaaagagaacttgGCACGGATTGGAGATGCCCTGCTGCTTGCAATCAGCAAGGGCTACATTAGAATAGTGGAAGCAATTTTGAATCATCCTGGGTTTTCAGTAAACAAGCGACTGACTCTGAGCCCTTGTGAGCAGGAGCTCCAGGATGATGATTTTTATTCCTATGATGAAGATGGTACCCGCTTTTCTCCAGATATCACTCCCATAATTTTAGCTGCCCACTGCCAAAAATACGAAGTCGTGCACATGCTGTTGATGAAAGGAGCAAGGATAGAAAGACCTCATGATTATTTCTGTAAATGTAATGACTGTACAGAGAAGCAAAAGCATGATTCTTTCAGTCACTCTAGGTCAAGAATAAATGCATACAAAGGACTGGCTAGTCCGGCTTATCTGTCCCTCTCCAGTGAAGATCCAGTACTTACTGCTCTAGAACTCAGCAATGAACTTGCCAAGTTGGCCAACATTGAAAAAGAATTCAAG AATGACTATCGCAAGCTGTCTATGCAGTGCAAGGATTTTGTGGTTGGTGTTCTTGATCTCTGCCGAGACTCAGAAGAAGTGGAGGCCATTCTGAATGGGGATTTAAACTCTGAGCCAGTTGAAGCCCAGAGACACAGAGCGTCACTGAGCCGTGTGAAGCTGGCCATTAAGTATGAAGTCAAAAAG tttgtgGCCCATCCAAACTGTCAGCAACAGCTACTGACTATCTGGTATGAAAATCTCTCAGGATTACGGGAGCAGACCATAGCTATCAAGTGTCTGGTTGTGCTGGTTGTGGCATTGGGCCTTCCATTTCTAGCCATTGGTTATTGGATTGCACCATGTAGCAGG CTTGGAAGAATTCTTCGAAGCCCATTTATGAAATTTGTGGCACATGCAGCATCCTTCATTATTTTCCTAGGCCTGCTGGTGTTCAATGCTTCAGACAGATTTGAAGGTATAACAACGCTACCGAATGTCACTGTTACTGATTACCCTAAGCAGATCTTTAGGGTGAAGACTACCCAGTTCACCTGGACAGAAATGCTGATCATGGTATGGGTACTTG GTATGATGTGGTCAGAATGCAAAGAGCTGTGGCTGGAAGGACCCAGGGAATACATTTTGCAGTTATGGAATGTTTTGGATTTTGGGATGCTGTCCATTTTCATCGCTGCTTTCACAGCGAGGCTTCTGGCATTCTTGCAAGCCACAAAAGCACAACAATATGTGGACAACTACATTGAGGAGGATGATCTCTCTGAGGTCACACTTCCTCCAGAAATAGAGTATTTTACTTACG CTAGAGATAAATGGCTCCCATCAGATCCTCAGATAATATCTGAAGGCCTTTATGCAATTGCTGTCGTTCTTAGCTTTTCTCGGATTGCGTACATCCTGCCTGCAAATGAGAGTTTTGGGCCCTTGCAGATTTCACTTGGAAGGACTGTTAAGGACATCTTCAAATTTATGGTCCTTTTTATTATGGTATTTCTTGCATTTATGATTGGAATGTTCATACTGTATTCTTACTACCTTGGAGCTAAACTAAACCCAGCCTTTACAAC agtGGAAGAAAGTTTCAAGACCTTATTTTGGTCAATATTTGGCTTGTCTGAAGTAACCTCTGTTGTCCTCAAATATGATCATAAGTTCATAGAGAACATTGGTTATGTTCTTTATGGCATATATAATGTAACGATGGTGGTAGTTCTGCTCAACATGCTGATTGCTATGATCAACAGTTCGTATCAAGAAATTGAG GATGACAGTGACGTAGAGTGGAAGTTTGCTCGTTCTAAACTTTGGTTATCGTATTTTGATGATGGAAAAACATTACCTCCACCATTCAGTCTTGTACCAAGCCCCAaatcttttttctatttcatcaTGAAGATCATTAACTTTTCTAAGTGCAGGAGGAGACGGCTACAGAAGGACATTGAAATGGGAATGGGCAATTCCAAATCTAGG TTAAACCTTTTCACTCAGTCCAACTCCAGAGTTTTTGAATCACACAGTTTTAACAGCATTCTCAATCAGCCGACACGCTATCAG CAAATAATGAAAAGACTGATAAAACGTTATGTTCTGAAAGCACAAGTGGACAAAGAAAATGATGAAGTAAATGAAG GATATTGgtaa